Below is a window of Corvus cornix cornix isolate S_Up_H32 chromosome 2, ASM73873v5, whole genome shotgun sequence DNA.
TTCACATTCTTCGCACTTTCTGCCTGCAGCTTTAAGGCTTGCAGCAGAAATTGAATTCTCTTTAAGAAATAAGAGCAATGAGTGTATTTTTGAGGTAGGCTGTAGAACATCTTTAAAATTCTCATTAAGCTGtataaaaaggcagaatttcCATGGTTTTTAAATGATTGTCCTGTAACTGAAATATTAACATTAAGTTGATTAAGCATTCTGTCAGTCTCCATTTGAgatattcattaatttttcgAATGAGACTGATTATGAAATCTATTATGTATGATGTTCTAACAAGACAGGTGTGTCTGTAAGTTAGAGTAGGGAAAGTTaggctatttttctttttaatagaataGAGAAGGAAGGTTCAGACATAAACTGCAAACactttaaaacagtaaaaatgctTAATGTATATTGCCatttaaccaaaaaaaaccctgtgacAACATGCTTTTACCCTCTTGAAATAAGTCAAAATTATTGGACTTCTTTGCTTTTGATACCAAactttactgaaataaaactgtttttacaAAGCATTGTAGAGTTGGGTTAGGTTTGGTATTTTTGCGGGAGGTTTTGGTGGAATTGCCTTTTTGTGGTGGGAAGTTGTTCTCCCAGAATATTTtgactgcctttttttttttcttaagtgcCTACAAGCTAGCTTACAGACAGTCTTTTTtcaaagaacattttgaaattaGTCTTCACTTGTGCTGCCCTGATTGGAGAACCAGGCTTTCAAATTGAGATGTTTCTAGCTAGAAGCACACACACTTGAAAAGATCACAAAGCAGACAGGCTGCATCCTCACCTCAGTTCGTGGGCATATAAAGCTgctaatcatagaatcatttaggttggaaagggcctttgagatcatcaagtccagccattaaaCCAGTACTGCTAAATCTGCCACTAAACTGCGTCCCCAGAGGCCACATAgacacatcttttaaatacctccaggcaCAGTGGCTCACTCCACTGCTTCCttgggcagcctcttccagtgcctggcCACCTGtctggatattaggaagatgTTCTTTGCCAATCTAAACTTCCGCTGGTGCAACTTGAAGCTGTTCCCTCTCATCCTCACAGTTGTTATCTGTGAGAAGAGACCACCTCCCACTTGGCTACACCCCCCTTTCAGGCAGTTTTAGAGAGTGGTAAGGTCCCTCCCGAGCCactttttctccaggctaaacacccccagctccctcagctggtCCTCtcaggacttgtgctccagacccttcaccagctttgttccCTTGTGTGGACACATTCCAGCACCAAAATGTCtgtcttgtagtgaggggcccagaactgaatgCATTATTCAAGGCGCTGAGTACAAGGGGGTgagatttaaataattaataaaatttaataatgtCCAAAGGTTAATTATATCATAGCAAAAGCAAACTTCTAAAGCAACTTTCTTGTGACTTTTAATATCATTCTTGTTGTTTTGATTAGTGTTGTATGTAATATTTCACATTTACTTTAAATGTCTTAAAAAGCAGCATATTTGTTTCTCCTCTAGCCTTTCACAAAAGTCaaataatgggattttttttccccatttactCCCAGGCCAGCACAAGCTGTTTGCACTCCAGCGATTCATCTGCACATGACTGCAGCCACCATGCAGGTCAGCCAGAAGGACTTCCAAAAGGCTCAAGAACAGCTGAAGCTTTTGAAAAAGGATCCTGGGAATGAAACCAAGTTGAAACTCTATGCTCTGTTTAAACAGGTAGGCTTGACTTACTTTGTTTAGTAAGGAGCATTTATAACCTGAGGGGATGGACctgtaaaatttatttaaaatacaggctGTTCAAATGTATTGTGCATTAACAGGCCCTTGATTTTACGTGCTCAAATTCTGTTCTTGAAATTTTAGCCCCTTAAAATGCCTAAATTCTGAGGGAAGCCAAACCTGTTTTTTTATGCTTTGAGTAGGAACCTTTATTCaaagaaacagagcaaaattACATCCATTGTGGGATGCCTTCCATATCATAATATTGATTCAGCTTTGGAAAATGGCTTAtgcctaggaaaaaaaaaaagtaggctGCATGCTTCCTCTTAAATTTCTTGTATCTACAGTTATCTGGGCCTATAATATAATGGTGTTGACATTTGACAGTTGATTTCTGTggtattttcctctcttttttttttagtatggTCATTGTaagttttgtttggggttttttgtttgtctaTTTTGAATTCAAGGAACTGTTCCTCCACAGTTTGAGTGAAGGTTATTCTTTACACAGTATGAAAGGGGACCTTTCTAGAAATAGCTTTATGTCCATAGCAGGGCTTGTATTGGTATTTGGGGAAGTGTTGGTGGATCAGGAGTGACTGCAGGGTCAGTACAGGCTGTGGCTTGTTATGTTGAGGAAGGCAATCAGTAACTCATTTCAAAAAACCTTAAAGACAGCTGATGGTTCCAGGTAGCTTTACTAATTAATAATAGTGAGCTCATAAatgtactttttctttctttcctgcttcccacttgaaatatttctttccaataGTTTATTTCTCTTCAGGAAAACTGATCATAGAATACTTTAATCAAAGGTTTAAATAAGTTTGTTTCACTCTCTTTTCAGGCTACTGAAGGTCCCTGCAATGCTCCAAAACCAGGTATGCTGGACTTTGTCAAGAAAGCCAAGTGGGATGCGTGGAACTCTCTTGGCAATTTGTCTCAGGTGACAAAACCCATAATTTCCCTTAGATACTGTGTAGATTACTCTACCTTGAAGTGTCTGGTCTTTAAGTGAGTGGCTGATGACAAGAACATGCTAGTTGAGCAATTCTGCTTCAGCCATCAAAATGTTTCCCTCTGTATTCCTCAATCACTTTACTGCTTCAgtgtttggagattttttttttttgtgtgtgtgtgtaagccTAGTTCTACGTTATTGCTGCTAGCTTGTATTTGTGCAAGAGATCTTATGTGGTGATTTTCAGTAAATGTAGTGTTCTTTTGTATTATGGTCTATTCTGCTCTTGTCTTTAAGAAAGATGGATTGAGCTTCTCAGTTCTtacaacaaaacccaaatctCTGAATTCAGCATATTCATAactttgtcattttaaaatgtcagtctCTTACACTGTTGACTAAAAGGCTAGGAAAAACTGGTGTATTGAGAGCctcttcattctttctttctcaatACATCTTGACATTTTTAGCATCTTTAATAACCTTTAGAGAAGTCAAGTGAAGCAAGCCGGAAGAATAAAGATGCAGAGATACATAAGCATTCCTTTTTCATGCAGGCTTTAGTAAGTCTGACTGCATATAGGTACCATGGTTTCCTCAGTCGCTATTAAATGAAGGAAACAAACTTTTCAAATCAGCTGTGCTGCATTAGGGCTGCTGCTCAGTAGTAGTTGCTGAGCTCAGTCAAAAAGATTCTTTAATAtagagggggttttttgtatttttcctttttttatttttttaaacaaaacattgtTGCATGATTTCATGAATACAACATACTGTTCTGCTTTAGGTTTTTTGGGgtgcattttgatttttttttttagcttgaggttttggatttatttttgagATGGCCCTGCTGCTTTTAGGAGTAGTCAAGAAATACTTAAGGAGAAGAATTGGCTCCTCAAGTTAGAGTGGAGAGTGGATAGACAATTTCATGTGCTACTCATTATGGATTATAGAATTGTTCAAAGTATATTATCCTTTCAAGCCAATAGGTTGTAACAACCAAGtacttaaaattcttttaaatcaCTGCTTACTTTAGAAATAGGGAGACAGGATTCTTTAGGCTTCTGAGTGTCATGTTAGTGCTAAATGAAAACTTGTTAGTGCAAGTGAAAACTTGTTGTCTTcaagcagttttaaaatgctgtaagaTCCATTTCAGTGCTCTTATTTTTGGCAACactattctaaaataaaaacttcGGTTAGAGAAATGTCCAactggaaagcagaaacaaaggaTCCACAGAAATGTGTAAATGCTGGCAATATGACAGAGGTCTCTCTGGTAAGCTTAGGCATGGATGGGGGCACTCttccagcaaaataaatgtcattatCCAAGCATCTATGCACTTCTCTTTTGTGAAtctattgctgctgcttttaaggTGACTTGAAGCATGTTCTGCAGTGTTCAAATAATATGTGTTCCCGTCCTCACCCCCTTCATTGGAATATATTATAatagagatttttgttttcttttctcctgaagcagtcaccttcccctccccctgcaTCCAGGTACCCATTTTATTAATACTGTAACTGATTTAAATTTTAGCTTTTCATAATCTTGTGTGTGTTATTTTcatcttaccttttttttttagtattttttccttttttttccctttctttttcttccctattttttaatttcttttattttcttgcaggaTAATGCCAGACAGAAATATGCTGAACTTGTCTCAAGTCTGGTCTCTGCAGAATCTGCTAGCCAGCAGAAAGAGGCTTCTCCAGAAGAGGGCAGACATGATGGCTACGAAACATTAATAGTTACTACCAAAAATAATATCACGAAGATAATGTTTAACCGACCTGATAGGAAAAATGCCATCAACCATCAGGTAAAGAAATGAACTTGGGAGGattaatgatttatttctttctggaTAAGCTACTTAAATCTTTAGAGTCCTTACTACAGGTTTAGCAGAAGTGACTGAAGCATGGTGGTCTGAAGTTTATGAGGGATTAGTATTGTGACTTCAACAACAACCTAAGGAATAAACATCTAGTACAAAATGAAATCATTCAGCTAAAATTTTACAAATTAGGCTTTTTTGTGTCTCTTGATTTCTTTCAAACAATATAGGATTATGGTCTGCACTAAATTAAAACGGCAAACTGCAGGAGGACTGGCCTGTGGTTTGCATGCAAGATTTGACTGCAGCCTTGAGTATAATAAAGCATTTGTGCAGCCTTtggctcagcactgctgcatgCGTGTGTAGGTGATCCTCTGTTTCCTGTAGTTACCTTCATGAGTAAGTCCCTCCTGTTGGAAGCATCATGATCATCCTGGTTCACAACTGCAGAGATACCAGAGCAGGGTCTTCACACCACTGCTGCTGATTCTTTCATGTGTTATTTTGTCCACTTAAACTGCTGTATTGAAATTAGCTGTTTCAAGTCAGTGTTTGTTTCTGCAAAGGACCTTATTTTGTCCTTTACGTTTGCACTGGAAGTTTTGAGTATTGCAAGTGTGTGTCTTTATGGTCAGAAGTACTTCACGTGTAATACCAAACTTCTTGCACATGACAaatttttcagtgcttaaaaGGATCATAGCTAATCTGTCTCTTGAGTTCCTTGTTGTCAGTGTCAATCTCGTTTTTATGTTCTTTTGCAGCATCACATTTGTACTTTgttgattttccttttatgcAGATGTACAGAGAAATTATCAAAGCACTtgaagaagctggaaaaaatgaTTCTACCATAGCAGTTATTACTGGTATGTTTTATATTATACCAAAGTACAGTACTGACATGAAATTCCTACCTGTGCTTAGACTAAGATAAAATTAAGAGAGGAAATTCTTTCCTATATTATAGACCAAAGATTTTCCAGGGTGTTTTGGCAGATTTTCTTCGAGCTGGTGTTTCAAATTCTTAAGTAAGCTTGCCGTTACATCAAAACATCTTTCTCAGCTGAGAAGATGGACATGGAATACTCCTAAGGGCTTTATTACTTTTGAATAGCTGCCTGTCTGGTCCATCCTCATTGCAGAGAAGTGTCTTTTTAGGAATTTAGCCAAAACTTGAGTTTTGGCTGGCAACTAAGTAGTGTGAATTGAAGGTGAATTTGGGCTTAAACCTGTTTACTCTGAGGTAATTGCATGCAAATTCTTCTCCACTGTCTGCTTTACTGACACCTGGTTCCCATTCCCAGGATGCTGAATTTCCTTTCAGTAGCAATGACTGGGCACCACAGCTGTTACAAGATAAGAAGGGTGATTCACACAACTGGAGCTGGAAAGTCTAACACATGTATAGCTATGAGTCCACAGCAAACACCTCTGCACAAacctttctgttcctttgcaCACAGTGAATAAGAGCACTGCAGTGTAAAGTAGGTCTCATCCTGTGAATGTCCTCATGGAACATAGAGCGATTCAGGCAATTAAGTCATGCAGTCTAGCTTTTAAATGCTGCTTGCTTTTTTGGTGGTGCCTCAAACTGGCTTATACATTGAATACCAGCTTATCTGTTTCTTACTGAAGAACCATCTTCCAGTACAGTCATGGCAATGCAGTGCTGTCAGTCTTATCCTTAGACTGCTGTGCCTTTTTCTAAATAGatcattaaaaatgtgaaactaCCACATATTAAATAGGTTATTCTATCTACTTTTGATTTCTTCATCAGTTTGAAGGTGGGTGAAGAGAGATGCATCAACTTACATTTCCATtgtcctgtttaaaaaaaaaagtttctcgCATCTAATTATTTGAATGCTTGTGaattgacagaaaaaaaatacctgggGAAGTatgcagggaaagaaataaaatattttttccatctgacactgttacagaaaaaaaagaaaattaattttccccatcAAATATTTCACAGTTAATATTCTTTGGCTTTTTACTGATCGTTCTTTTCAACAAATTGACAGTCAGAAACTTACTTTTAAACCATAGATGTCCTTTAAGATATTGTGTATACTTCGAGAAAATCCCTCTAATGACTTAACAATGTTAGACACTGGGGATAAAATTCTTTTGTAAATGTAATAAATGAAAGCTTCTCTTTCCTACTCAGAAACCATTGGTGCATTTACTCCTATGTGTTCTCTGCAGGAAATGGAGACTACTATAGTAGTGGAAATGATCTGAATAATTTCACTAATGTCCAGCCTGGTGAAATGGAGAAGATGGCAAAGGATGGAGCAGTATTACTCAAGTAGAACATCTTGGTTTCATATATGCATAAGTTACTGTAATGGGTAAAATATAATTTGCAGGCATGGTTAGAAAACAGCAGGGACCCAGTTATGCTACGATTCATCTGTTTAGGTGACTGTGTCTAAGGGCGCACCCTGTGCATAAACACAAAGATGGTGTGGGAGGAAGTGGTATTAATTGTATGAAATAAATAGATTAATATTAGAAGtctttttaaatacagtgaTGCTGAAGACTTGATTTCATTGTTTAGTTCCCAAAGTACATGCAGATataatgaaaaattgttttaactGTACATGAAaaaattgtggggtttttgatATCCAGCAGTGTCTACACTAGCAGGAAGTGCCAAAATACCTTTGCTGTCAGACTTCTTTGAATAGAGACAGGTGTAATGAACTTGTTCAAAATTGCCCAGTAATTCTGAGATATTGGTTTAAATTTGAATTTACCGGTTaaatgaatttcttttctaaGGCCAAGAAGATCAGGGATATCATCTGACACAAGGggctctttcttttttttccctgcttaagcagattttgtcttcttttttacttctgtatGTGATAATTGCATCTGAGAGATGCCTGCAAGTTGGATTGTTTCCTCAGGCACTTGCAATTGGTGGAAAAgctaaaatacacagaaaagcagtggtTTTGATTTATGTTTTAAAGATGAACTGCAAGTACTCAGTTTTGTAGCTTTTACTTAGGTGAGCTGTCTCTGTGGGTCACAGGTGCCCCTCGAAGTGATCATGATGCAGTGTGAGCCTGTTGTGAAGATGTTACTCAGTGGCACCTGGCAAGTGTTCCAGCCTGCAGTGTTTTGTAGGGTGTTCAGCACAATGCAGTCTCGTGTGCTTTGTGGTATTTAACCTTGCTCTTGTGAGAAGCCTGTGTTTGCTGGGCTGTTACTTTTACACAGGCACAGTGTTCCACTACAACCAATGCACAGAgatgccagaggaatggagTTCTTACAACACTGTTCACTTTTGGAAAATGCTTGATTTTGAGAATTCATTTCGCACCTCTTGGATGGAGAAGCAGCTGTCAGatgaaacaaaatgctgtttcttgAGCCTGTGCAAAGAGCACTAGGGAGTTCTGTGCTGTGGTAACATCCCAGTGTTGCTGCCTGTTGGGGCTTCACTGCAGAACAGAGTCTGTGAAGGGAATGGCCATCCCATGGGTGGAGTTGGGATGGATGTACAGGCAGAGGACTCTTGTCAGTGACCTGTATTCAGCAACTGTAGCTGAAGAGGAAAACACTTCCATAACTTGATCGCAGGAACTAGAAAAGCTCTGCTGACATGTACATGTTTGATTCTTAGTTGCTaaggaaatgcagctgtttcAAATAGCTCTTATTTCGTTAGAATTCATTTCTGAGAGGCTGAAAAACCAAAGACTATGTAGTTTCTATCTAGCTCTTGGGTTTTGTTATGCAGTGTCTAATCACGTGTTTTGAAATTTGTATCTATTGGATGAAAAACACTTGAGATGTGTCTCTTACATCTTAcaccttctgttttcttttccctctagAGAGTTTGTGGGTCATTTTATTGATTTTCCTAAACCACTGATTGCAGTGGTAAATGGCCCAGCTATTGGAATCTGTGTAACAGTCCTTGGGTTGTGTGACCTTGTCTATGCTTCTGACAGGGTAAGTACATGGCCTATCCCAAGACAGTCTTTAAGCCTCTGTCtgtattaaatatttgatttggggtaatctgaaagaaaagaacactTCAGAAAAGTCTTAAAGGTTTTGTATATCACATCAAGGAACACCTGTCTGTATTAATTACCAGCACAGGGGTACATCAGGGGTACATCAGTGGTTAACATGCATGGAATTCCCTGTGCTGTAGTTATGCTTATCAAGTTACTAACTCCAGCTTACAGACTCTTTTTTAAGAGCCCCTCTTCAAAGCTGATGTGAAATGATGTTTGTAAGGCCCGTTTGAGGTGTGAAAGGTGAGAAAAAGTTTGTTCTGGAATGGAAGTTCTGTAACTGGCTGAAGTAATTCATTACAGGTCACTTGTGACCATGTCACTCCTGTCATGTGCTTGTCTAATGTGCATGATTTATTCAGTCAATTATGGTCCATAGATATCTTTTTTTGCTACAGGGTGAACCTGTTGTTTCTAGTTCTTCAGTTTAAAGAGCAGTCTATATTCATCCTCCCTTAGAATAACCTTAGCCATCAGTGTACTTAGCCTATTAGATATATCTCAGGTTTACCTTCTCTATtcaatcttttcctttttttgagcTAAACAGCTGACATTtgttcagcttttcctcatgtGGCCTGTAGACACATTCCTCTGGACTCCTTCCATTTGCTCTGTGTCTCTTTAAGCGTAGTGGCACAAGCTGGACACGTCAGCTCATGTCTTACTGACGTGAAATGGAGCAGAAGAACTTCTCCACGTTCTGCAGGCTGTATTTCTGATTTGACATCCCACTGTGTTGGGTGTCAAAAATCAATATGTTGATTTACATACTTGTGGGCTGATCTAACACCTGGATCCCTTGCTATAAAGTTGCCAGTAAAACAGTTTTCCCTGTCGTGTGTCATATGCTGCATACCAAGTTGTTCCTGACAAACTTTAACTTGTCCATATTCAATAGTATCTTCTTACTTATACCTCTCAATTTTATTAAGACTATTTGGAAGTCTAATCACTTCCACTCAGCGCATCATCTCCTTACAGCCATGAGTTAGTATAGATTTAGTTGAAGTTTAATCCAAATAAGCATGAAATGTTTTGTCCTGTTAATATTATCCTTCTTTCTTGAATGGCTTGAAATTCATACTTGAACTTCCTTTACTGCCTGATAAATGCATCGTATCTTTGCCTTGCGTTtctattgttttttaaatccctgcaggTTTATATTAGTGTCATACTTACAGTCTGACATAGTTTTCACTTTCTGTATGTCTGTGTTTAAAGTCCATGACAAGCTCATTATTTAGAGTCTATTGGTACCTTCCTACCTGCGCTGGGACAGCTTTTGCTTGTACCCTAGGTAACAGTTCTTGGAGGATTTCTATAGGATCTAAGCTAGCCTTTTACTTAGATTATCCTTCATGACAATTTTCCTATTATCTTCAAGTTTATGGAAGCCTTCTCAAAGTTGATTGTTCTCTGTTCTAAAAGATGGTTCACTGTTCAGTTCTAACTTGCAATTATGGTATTATTTTGTATGACCCCTTGCTGCATTTCTGGCACAGGCTCTTTTTAGATTTGCTTAAAATTTGGGGAAAGAAGATTCAGTGACTTGAATTTTTCAGGAGAAGAATAAACTTGGTGTGCCTTCAGGAAGGCAAAAATTCTGTTTGCCTCCTAAGTTACTTGGAACACGTATTTAATAACTTTTAAGGCAGATGTACATGAACATCCTTTCTGTAAAGACTTTGCACATTAGTTTCTCTAAGTGCTGTATTCAAATAATGTAACTCATCAATAGGGTTGTTGGATAAGGGAATGGAATTATACAAGCCAGCTCTGGGGTGCATTGAAAGGATGAAGCAATGATTCCAGATGGCGTTTGAAGCCTATTATGGTAACAGTTCAGATGTGTTTGGTGAACTCTGTCTCAGTAgaagatttaaaatgaaaattaagtgcTAGTACTTTAATTCCATGCTGTGATGTAAggtttcctttattttgttcctttttttttccaggctacATTTCACAGCCCATTTAGTCAACTTGGGCAGTCCCCAGAAGGATGTTCCTCTTACCTGTTTCCAAAAATCATGGGCTTAGCCAAGGTAAGAATGACTACACTGCTTGTGGGATCATCTGACCTTCGTGTGTTGGTATCCTCTGACCATGAGAGCAAGTGTAGTCTGtccatcttttattttctctgtctgctCTAGAAATGAGGAAACTACATAAtagtaacttaaaaaaaaaatcaaaagtagaaagaaaaatgaagaagcagAATCCAAATTTTCTCAGAACAGCATaaatcctttcttcttcttttgatATCCCACAGAAAAAGTCTTGGCAGTTTAAAAGACTTCTCTGATGTTTCATGCATtaatataatgtatttttttgagCAGGGTTTAAATCTGTAAAGAGCAGATCAAGTGCTTCATAGATATCCCAGTATCAAAAGTATTCTATTCAGTGAGATACAGCCTGCCAGTACATGTTCTAGAAATCTTGGAGTCACTGCAAAAGTGAACAAACATATTTATGATGAGGTAATTTCAGATTGCAACCTTGGAGCTCTGCTCGAAAAGACATGTACAGTCCATGTACAGCAGTGAACAGTAGGAACTGTAGGCCAGTCCCTAGTGGTGAAGCCCAGGCATTGACACTGGGCGTGATGCTTAACTGCTTCATTATGGCCTGAATGATGGGACTGAGTACCCTGCTCGAGCAGGGGCTTTGAAGTAGACAGTATCTGGCAGTTCcttaataataacaataataatcaTCGTCATAATAATCTAGTCTCTGTTCTTTTCAGAGGGCAGATATTAACAAGCAAGAGACTAAAATGAATGTGATGTGGAAGCATGCAGCTTCCCTGTCAGATTGCTCAAGTCTTGTGTCTTATTGAATcacactttcttttttgttacaTAGGCAAGTGAGATGTTGCTTTTCAATAAAAAGCTGACTGCAGCAGAAGCCTGTGCCCAGGGACTTGTGACTGAGGTCTTCCCTGACAGCAGTTTCCAGAAGGAAGTTTGGGCAAGATTAGAAGCTTATGCAAG
It encodes the following:
- the ECI2 gene encoding enoyl-CoA delta isomerase 2 isoform X1 yields the protein MAAPGLTFVRRLCWRSLCGTRPAQAVCTPAIHLHMTAATMQVSQKDFQKAQEQLKLLKKDPGNETKLKLYALFKQATEGPCNAPKPGMLDFVKKAKWDAWNSLGNLSQDNARQKYAELVSSLVSAESASQQKEASPEEGRHDGYETLIVTTKNNITKIMFNRPDRKNAINHQMYREIIKALEEAGKNDSTIAVITGNGDYYSSGNDLNNFTNVQPGEMEKMAKDGAVLLKEFVGHFIDFPKPLIAVVNGPAIGICVTVLGLCDLVYASDRATFHSPFSQLGQSPEGCSSYLFPKIMGLAKASEMLLFNKKLTAAEACAQGLVTEVFPDSSFQKEVWARLEAYASLPKNSLAVSKQLLRSMEKEKLHAVNSRECEVLTERWLSDECVNAIVSFFQRKSKL
- the ECI2 gene encoding enoyl-CoA delta isomerase 2 isoform X3; its protein translation is MDFRPAQAVCTPAIHLHMTAATMQVSQKDFQKAQEQLKLLKKDPGNETKLKLYALFKQATEGPCNAPKPGMLDFVKKAKWDAWNSLGNLSQDNARQKYAELVSSLVSAESASQQKEASPEEGRHDGYETLIVTTKNNITKIMFNRPDRKNAINHQMYREIIKALEEAGKNDSTIAVITGNGDYYSSGNDLNNFTNVQPGEMEKMAKDGAVLLKEFVGHFIDFPKPLIAVVNGPAIGICVTVLGLCDLVYASDRATFHSPFSQLGQSPEGCSSYLFPKIMGLAKASEMLLFNKKLTAAEACAQGLVTEVFPDSSFQKEVWARLEAYASLPKNSLAVSKQLLRSMEKEKLHAVNSRECEVLTERWLSDECVNAIVSFFQRKSKL
- the ECI2 gene encoding enoyl-CoA delta isomerase 2 isoform X2 yields the protein MTAATMQVSQKDFQKAQEQLKLLKKDPGNETKLKLYALFKQATEGPCNAPKPGMLDFVKKAKWDAWNSLGNLSQDNARQKYAELVSSLVSAESASQQKEASPEEGRHDGYETLIVTTKNNITKIMFNRPDRKNAINHQMYREIIKALEEAGKNDSTIAVITGNGDYYSSGNDLNNFTNVQPGEMEKMAKDGAVLLKEFVGHFIDFPKPLIAVVNGPAIGICVTVLGLCDLVYASDRATFHSPFSQLGQSPEGCSSYLFPKIMGLAKASEMLLFNKKLTAAEACAQGLVTEVFPDSSFQKEVWARLEAYASLPKNSLAVSKQLLRSMEKEKLHAVNSRECEVLTERWLSDECVNAIVSFFQRKSKL